In Streptomyces sp. SN-593, a single genomic region encodes these proteins:
- a CDS encoding SRPBCC family protein, producing the protein MATDQKPEATEPAPLALLRRELGRYVSARAKKAARAAGGKLTDATDRLMDVDEDSGTVPKVGKRVLHGESPAAAIAAEKGQDLKSGVTGKIKDAVSGGGGSDGGSGGGGSGGGDASIDVKATNIVEVIDVGVPLRTAYDHWTEYENFSGFTKGVRQAERGEEATSEWTVKVGPSTRKWKATVQEQLPDDRIVWTSEGALGTTQGAVSFHEIAPTLTRIILVLVYYPTGIVEKTGNLWRAQGRRARLDFKNFQRYVTFAEEEAEGWRGEIREGEVVQSHEEAMEQEQDEGEGEDEEEDTDETDEDEDETPDEEDEEDDEDDEDE; encoded by the coding sequence ATGGCGACAGACCAGAAGCCCGAGGCGACCGAACCGGCCCCGCTGGCGCTGCTCCGGCGAGAACTGGGGCGCTACGTCAGCGCCCGCGCCAAGAAGGCGGCCCGCGCTGCCGGCGGCAAGCTGACCGACGCGACCGACCGGCTCATGGACGTCGACGAGGACAGCGGCACCGTACCGAAGGTCGGCAAGCGGGTCCTGCACGGCGAGTCGCCCGCCGCGGCGATCGCCGCCGAGAAGGGCCAGGACCTCAAGAGCGGTGTCACCGGCAAGATCAAGGACGCCGTGTCCGGGGGCGGCGGCTCGGACGGAGGTTCGGGCGGCGGCGGTTCGGGTGGCGGCGACGCGTCCATCGACGTCAAGGCCACGAACATCGTCGAGGTGATCGACGTCGGCGTCCCGCTGCGCACGGCGTACGACCACTGGACCGAGTACGAGAACTTCAGCGGTTTCACCAAGGGCGTCCGGCAGGCCGAACGGGGCGAGGAGGCCACCAGCGAGTGGACGGTCAAGGTCGGCCCGTCCACCCGGAAGTGGAAGGCCACCGTGCAGGAACAGCTTCCCGACGACCGCATCGTCTGGACGTCGGAAGGGGCGCTGGGGACCACACAGGGCGCCGTCAGCTTCCACGAGATCGCCCCGACGCTCACCAGGATCATCCTCGTCCTCGTCTACTACCCGACCGGCATCGTGGAGAAGACGGGCAACCTCTGGCGCGCCCAGGGCCGCCGCGCCCGACTGGACTTCAAGAACTTCCAGCGGTACGTGACCTTCGCCGAGGAGGAGGCCGAGGGCTGGCGCGGCGAGATCCGCGAGGGTGAGGTCGTGCAGAGCCACGAGGAGGCGATGGAGCAGGAGCAGGACGAGGGAGAGGGAGAGGATGAGGAGGAGGACACGGACGAGACGGACGAGGACGAGGACGAGACGCCCGACGAAGAGGACGAAGAGGACGATGAGGACGATGAGGACGAGTGA
- a CDS encoding ABC transporter ATP-binding protein codes for MNAIEVRRLSRRYGSGAQVHTALDDIELAVPEGQIIGLLGANGAGKTTLIKILSTLLLPSSGSASVAGLDVVSAARGVRRLVSVVYGGDRGFYGRLTGRANLRFFAMLQGLSRHRLAARTDAVLAEVGMLEAADQRVETYSRGMRQRLHIAVGMIAEPRVLLLDEPSIGLDPVEAQRLRDAIGALRGSGVTVLITTHQLLDIESLADRVVMLHRGRIVHDLSLDQFAGRSGHVATVRVTGRGRPPTPGDQGPGAPQVAEVTVSGGQWTADVTIARWGPETFRWLSGQLGPDTLIDMRVRSSRLEDVYRQLAGDLR; via the coding sequence ATGAACGCGATCGAAGTCAGACGATTGAGTCGTCGTTACGGCTCCGGCGCGCAGGTGCACACGGCACTCGACGACATCGAACTGGCCGTGCCGGAAGGCCAGATCATCGGACTGCTGGGAGCCAACGGCGCGGGAAAGACCACCCTCATCAAAATCCTCTCGACGCTGTTGCTGCCGAGCTCCGGCAGCGCGTCGGTGGCGGGACTGGACGTGGTCTCCGCCGCGCGCGGGGTCCGCCGGCTGGTCTCGGTGGTGTACGGCGGGGACCGCGGCTTCTACGGGCGGCTCACCGGGCGGGCCAACCTGCGGTTCTTCGCGATGCTCCAGGGCCTGTCCCGGCACCGGCTGGCCGCCAGGACCGACGCCGTGCTGGCGGAGGTCGGCATGCTGGAGGCCGCCGACCAGCGGGTGGAGACCTACTCCCGCGGCATGCGGCAGCGCCTGCACATCGCCGTCGGGATGATCGCCGAGCCACGGGTGCTGCTGCTGGACGAACCGTCCATCGGGCTCGACCCGGTCGAGGCGCAGCGATTACGCGACGCCATCGGGGCGCTGCGCGGCTCCGGCGTCACCGTGCTGATCACCACTCACCAGCTCCTCGACATCGAGAGCCTGGCGGACCGCGTGGTCATGCTGCACCGCGGCCGCATCGTCCACGACCTGTCGCTGGACCAGTTCGCCGGCCGCTCCGGCCACGTCGCCACCGTGCGGGTCACCGGGCGGGGCCGCCCGCCCACCCCGGGGGACCAGGGGCCCGGCGCCCCGCAGGTCGCCGAGGTCACCGTGTCCGGCGGGCAGTGGACGGCCGACGTGACCATCGCGCGGTGGGGGCCGGAGACCTTCCGGTGGCTGAGCGGGCAACTCGGCCCGGACACGCTGATCGACATGCGGGTGCGCTCCTCCCGCCTGGAGGACGTCTACCGGCAACTGGCCGGTGACCTGCGGTGA
- a CDS encoding PLP-dependent transferase yields MSAARGGASAATDPAATDPAATDPAATDSAAHLAGLAAGLLAEYRHERLPAPPGLAALAAGGAPFGDALDGYRAARDRLAAHLDASFEPAAAYHSMREFWDDAAAQEEGRSDRSYWDSYENGRRRRAERVAAEAFGSEQAVLVNAGMSALDVAVRASGLRPGDRMLVHDRMYFESRDLLDGLYAPWGVRIVAADLRDPKAVADAVGEHRPALALAELALNGPRCDVPVLEPLRDAGVRTVLDCSALGHGVRPSALLTGPHVLYVESGMKYLTRQAGAGVVYGWDEWAAQARLCARRTGQQLQGRALHRLRPAEVAACRRRLAIHAARRERFAGTLSRLAPDLLVTDATSGAAGRDDLTARAVLAGASGCMVFVRLPEGRGGDHEEAHRAIVADWARRTGAPGVRAGFGWTRTTCRAYGRDTLNTGLGECFTRVSVGIEPPEDVERAAGHLAEAAREVIG; encoded by the coding sequence GTGAGCGCCGCACGCGGCGGTGCCAGCGCCGCCACGGACCCCGCCGCCACGGACCCCGCCGCCACCGACCCCGCCGCCACCGACAGCGCCGCGCACCTGGCGGGCCTCGCCGCCGGCCTGCTGGCGGAGTACCGGCACGAACGGCTGCCCGCGCCGCCCGGACTCGCCGCGCTGGCCGCGGGCGGCGCCCCCTTCGGCGACGCGCTCGACGGCTACCGGGCCGCCCGCGACCGGCTCGCCGCGCACCTCGACGCGTCCTTCGAACCCGCGGCGGCCTACCACTCCATGCGCGAGTTCTGGGACGACGCCGCGGCCCAGGAGGAGGGCCGCAGCGACCGGTCGTACTGGGACAGCTACGAGAACGGCCGGCGGCGCAGGGCCGAGCGGGTCGCCGCCGAGGCGTTCGGCAGCGAGCAGGCGGTGCTCGTCAACGCCGGCATGTCGGCGCTCGACGTCGCCGTCCGGGCGAGCGGGCTCCGGCCCGGCGACCGCATGCTGGTCCACGACCGGATGTACTTCGAGAGCCGGGACCTGCTCGACGGGCTCTACGCGCCCTGGGGGGTGCGGATCGTCGCGGCGGACCTGCGCGACCCGAAGGCCGTGGCGGACGCCGTGGGCGAGCACCGCCCGGCCCTCGCGCTGGCCGAACTCGCCCTGAACGGCCCGCGCTGCGACGTCCCGGTCCTCGAACCGCTGCGGGACGCCGGCGTGCGCACCGTGCTCGACTGCTCGGCGCTCGGCCACGGCGTCCGGCCGTCGGCGCTGCTGACCGGTCCGCACGTGCTCTACGTCGAGTCCGGCATGAAGTACCTCACCCGCCAGGCCGGCGCCGGCGTGGTCTACGGCTGGGACGAGTGGGCCGCGCAGGCCAGGCTGTGCGCGCGCAGGACCGGCCAGCAGCTCCAGGGCCGGGCCCTGCACCGCCTGCGCCCGGCCGAGGTCGCCGCGTGCCGGCGCCGCCTGGCGATCCACGCCGCCCGCCGGGAGCGGTTCGCCGGCACCCTCTCCCGCCTGGCGCCCGACCTGCTCGTCACCGACGCCACCAGCGGCGCGGCGGGCCGGGACGACCTGACCGCCCGGGCGGTGCTCGCCGGCGCGTCCGGCTGCATGGTCTTCGTCCGCCTGCCGGAGGGCCGCGGCGGCGACCACGAGGAGGCGCACCGCGCGATCGTCGCCGACTGGGCGCGGCGCACGGGCGCCCCCGGGGTGAGGGCCGGCTTCGGCTGGACCCGCACCACCTGCCGGGCGTACGGGCGCGACACCCTCAACACCGGTCTGGGCGAGTGCTTCACGCGGGTGAGCGTCGGCATCGAACCGCCCGAGGACGTCGAGCGGGCCGCCGGCCACCTGGCCGAGGCGGCCCGGGAGGTGATCGGCTGA
- a CDS encoding PLP-dependent cysteine synthase family protein translates to MTAAETLPTTGGSAAHRATGTTPIVELASIGAGLRHRLLAKCEFMNPAGSVKDRIGHHIVRRAEEAGLLVPGRSTLVEATAGNTGVGLAAAAAGRYRLVTTMSSKMGPEKEAMMRAWGAEVIRCPYDVPPDSPRSFINTARRLAEGTPDSYYVDQFNNPWNAEAHELTTGPELVRQTGGAIAAFVSGAGTGGTFTGVGRALRAAVPGAQLVLADPVGSILASRARGGHARPGPYLVEGIGGDFVPGLLDLSLVDHAINVEDRDSVRMCLRLQREEGLWVGGSSGCAVAAAVRYAGTLTGPPATIVVMLPDGGSRYTSTIYDPLWRAEHGITEVDAEADAQAAV, encoded by the coding sequence ATGACCGCTGCGGAGACCCTGCCCACCACGGGCGGCAGCGCCGCCCACCGGGCGACCGGCACCACCCCGATCGTCGAACTCGCCTCCATCGGCGCCGGGTTGCGGCACCGACTGCTGGCCAAGTGCGAGTTCATGAACCCCGCCGGGTCGGTCAAGGACCGGATCGGCCACCACATCGTCCGGCGGGCCGAGGAGGCAGGACTCCTCGTCCCGGGGCGCAGCACGCTGGTCGAGGCCACCGCGGGCAACACCGGTGTCGGCCTGGCCGCCGCCGCGGCCGGCCGCTACCGCCTCGTCACCACCATGAGCAGCAAGATGGGCCCGGAGAAGGAGGCGATGATGCGCGCCTGGGGGGCCGAGGTCATCCGCTGCCCCTACGACGTCCCACCGGACAGCCCCCGGTCCTTCATCAACACCGCCCGCCGCCTGGCCGAGGGAACCCCCGACTCCTACTACGTCGACCAGTTCAACAACCCCTGGAACGCCGAGGCCCACGAGCTGACCACCGGCCCCGAACTCGTCCGGCAGACCGGCGGCGCCATCGCCGCCTTCGTCAGCGGCGCGGGCACCGGCGGCACGTTCACCGGCGTCGGCCGGGCGCTGCGGGCCGCCGTCCCCGGCGCGCAGCTCGTGCTCGCCGACCCCGTGGGAAGCATCCTCGCCTCCCGGGCCCGCGGCGGACACGCGCGGCCGGGCCCGTACCTCGTCGAGGGCATCGGGGGCGACTTCGTGCCCGGGCTGCTCGACCTGTCCCTGGTGGACCACGCGATCAACGTGGAGGACCGGGACTCCGTCCGCATGTGCCTGCGCCTCCAGCGCGAGGAAGGGCTGTGGGTCGGCGGGTCGTCCGGCTGCGCGGTGGCCGCGGCGGTGCGGTACGCCGGCACGCTGACCGGGCCGCCGGCCACGATCGTCGTCATGCTCCCGGACGGCGGCAGCCGGTACACCTCCACGATCTACGACCCGCTCTGGCGCGCGGAGCACGGCATCACCGAGGTGGACGCCGAGGCAGACGCGCAGGCCGCCGTATGA
- a CDS encoding lamin tail domain-containing protein gives MPTTRSRAGVASVCASALTLSGLLVTGVIAADPAAAADPAGYQNVRINEVTSSNSDTVELYNSGSAPVSLSGWKMSDNGFSPQAFSPSAGTIAAGGFVTFDSPKGLGDADTLVLYTSGGTVVDRVDWATDEAKPAMARCGGDGTGGWVTETSATTFGFVNAPGCPSSVPAASRVRINEVTSSGADTVELYNGGTSAVSLASWRYVDGDTGHSAATISSSSPSATSIPAGGYVTFDSTIGLGDNDSVFLLDGSGDTVDSVTWATDGAKPSDQRCANGTGGFATATTATLGAANSCPGSGGGGGGGGGQLLGGGGSLTSGCTPEEPSGTGSAPSGTQPWPGGQDVTIADNVCAFTTSTGPEGRDLSGLAFDPSNPSVLWAAKNKNWLFKLVKSGGKWIPDASWSATGKQIRFAGGSGEPDSEGLTVGPNGHLYVTSERDNDDNSVPEDTIMEFDPSASGSTLTPIHQWDMTAQFPQLDTGSKDDANLGFEGVGYVPDSWLTANGWTDPLTGAAYNPANYPLHGSGLFFAGLEWDGTLHVYGLNSDGTFTTFGTVATGERSVMDVTYDAGTQRIVATCDNTCGETHTFLKVGSGGAIVPDVTYTNPTVMPVDNLEGFAIAPTSTCVAGSREAVWSDDGIYGFGSGTSSSGHALYSGTFPC, from the coding sequence GTGCCTACTACACGCTCGCGCGCCGGCGTCGCCTCAGTGTGCGCCTCGGCTCTGACGCTCTCAGGACTGCTCGTCACCGGGGTGATCGCCGCCGATCCCGCGGCCGCCGCGGACCCGGCCGGCTACCAGAACGTACGGATCAACGAAGTCACCTCGTCGAACAGCGACACGGTGGAGTTGTACAACTCCGGCTCCGCGCCGGTGAGCCTCAGCGGCTGGAAGATGTCCGACAACGGCTTCTCGCCGCAGGCGTTCAGCCCGTCCGCCGGCACGATCGCGGCCGGCGGCTTCGTCACCTTCGACTCGCCCAAGGGGCTGGGCGACGCGGACACGCTGGTGCTCTACACCTCCGGCGGCACCGTGGTCGACCGCGTCGACTGGGCCACCGACGAGGCTAAGCCGGCGATGGCCCGGTGCGGCGGCGACGGGACCGGTGGATGGGTGACCGAGACCTCGGCCACCACGTTCGGCTTCGTGAACGCCCCGGGCTGCCCCTCGTCGGTCCCGGCGGCGAGCAGGGTGCGGATCAACGAGGTCACCTCCAGTGGCGCGGACACCGTGGAGCTGTACAACGGCGGCACCAGCGCCGTCTCCCTCGCCTCCTGGCGCTACGTCGACGGGGACACCGGCCACTCCGCGGCCACGATCTCCTCCTCCTCGCCGAGCGCGACCAGCATCCCCGCAGGCGGGTACGTCACCTTCGACTCCACCATCGGCCTGGGCGACAACGATTCGGTCTTCCTGCTCGACGGCAGCGGGGACACCGTCGACTCGGTGACCTGGGCGACCGACGGCGCCAAGCCGTCGGACCAGCGGTGCGCGAACGGCACCGGAGGGTTCGCCACCGCCACGACCGCGACGCTCGGCGCCGCCAACTCCTGCCCGGGCAGCGGCGGAGGCGGAGGCGGCGGGGGCGGCCAACTGCTGGGCGGCGGCGGCTCACTGACCAGCGGCTGCACCCCCGAGGAGCCCTCGGGCACGGGGTCCGCGCCGTCGGGCACCCAGCCCTGGCCGGGCGGGCAGGACGTCACGATCGCCGACAACGTCTGCGCGTTCACCACGTCCACCGGCCCCGAGGGCCGGGACCTGAGCGGGCTGGCCTTCGACCCGTCGAACCCGTCCGTGCTGTGGGCCGCCAAGAACAAGAACTGGCTGTTCAAGCTGGTCAAGAGCGGCGGCAAGTGGATCCCGGACGCGTCGTGGAGCGCGACCGGCAAGCAGATCCGGTTCGCGGGCGGCTCCGGCGAGCCGGACTCCGAGGGGCTGACGGTCGGCCCCAACGGCCACCTCTACGTGACCTCGGAGCGGGACAACGACGACAACTCGGTCCCCGAGGACACCATCATGGAGTTCGACCCGAGCGCGAGCGGATCGACCCTGACGCCGATCCACCAGTGGGACATGACCGCGCAGTTCCCGCAGCTCGACACCGGCAGCAAGGACGACGCCAACCTGGGCTTCGAGGGCGTCGGCTACGTGCCTGACAGCTGGCTGACCGCGAACGGCTGGACCGACCCGCTCACCGGTGCCGCCTACAACCCCGCGAACTACCCGCTGCACGGTTCGGGCCTGTTCTTCGCCGGCCTGGAGTGGGACGGCACGCTGCACGTCTACGGCCTCAACTCGGACGGCACCTTCACCACCTTCGGCACCGTCGCCACCGGCGAGCGCTCCGTGATGGACGTGACCTACGACGCGGGTACCCAGCGGATCGTCGCGACCTGCGACAACACCTGCGGCGAGACGCACACCTTCCTGAAGGTCGGCTCCGGCGGCGCGATCGTCCCGGACGTGACGTACACGAACCCGACCGTCATGCCGGTCGACAACCTGGAGGGCTTCGCGATCGCCCCGACCTCGACCTGCGTGGCCGGCTCCCGCGAGGCGGTGTGGAGCGACGACGGGATCTACGGGTTCGGCTCCGGGACCTCCTCCTCCGGCCACGCCCTCTACAGCGGCACCTTCCCCTGCTGA
- a CDS encoding 2-phosphosulfolactate phosphatase, which produces MTDVGAPSSFDPWPDQHVHVEWGPLGARLAAERGDAVVVVDVLSFSTTLDVAVSRDFTCHVYSGAEIDAMGGLQAAADSMGARPLSKRRRVPPGQVSLSPQSLLHAEPGQRVLFTSLNGAAAAGAAAAAPALLVGGLRNATACARAVARLLDEQVARRVTVVACGEHWSSTQPHVEGMRPSLEDWIGAGVICDRLAQEGRTLSPEAQVAAGAARSPGPAVLADCVSARELVAAGFDDDVALALQVDVSGVVPTRLPGDPSGRVFTAPPVPVAD; this is translated from the coding sequence ATGACCGACGTTGGTGCCCCGTCTTCCTTCGATCCCTGGCCGGATCAGCACGTCCACGTCGAGTGGGGGCCGTTGGGCGCCCGGCTGGCGGCCGAGCGGGGGGACGCGGTGGTCGTGGTGGACGTGCTGTCGTTCTCCACCACGCTGGACGTCGCGGTCTCGCGCGACTTCACCTGCCACGTCTACAGCGGCGCCGAGATCGACGCCATGGGCGGGTTGCAGGCCGCCGCGGACAGCATGGGAGCCCGGCCGCTGAGCAAACGGCGCCGGGTCCCGCCCGGCCAGGTCTCGCTCTCCCCGCAGAGCCTGCTGCACGCGGAGCCGGGGCAGCGCGTGCTGTTCACCTCGCTCAACGGCGCCGCGGCCGCCGGCGCCGCCGCCGCGGCCCCCGCGCTGCTGGTCGGCGGGCTGCGCAACGCGACCGCCTGCGCGCGGGCCGTCGCCCGGCTCCTCGACGAGCAGGTGGCACGGCGCGTGACGGTGGTCGCGTGCGGCGAGCACTGGAGTTCCACCCAGCCGCACGTCGAGGGCATGCGCCCCTCGCTGGAGGACTGGATCGGCGCGGGCGTGATCTGCGACCGGCTCGCCCAGGAGGGCCGCACCCTCTCGCCCGAGGCGCAGGTCGCCGCCGGGGCCGCCCGCTCGCCCGGGCCCGCCGTCCTGGCCGACTGCGTCTCGGCCCGCGAACTGGTCGCGGCGGGCTTCGACGACGACGTGGCCCTCGCGCTCCAGGTCGACGTCAGCGGCGTGGTGCCGACCCGCCTGCCCGGCGATCCGAGCGGCCGGGTCTTCACCGCGCCGCCGGTCCCGGTTGCCGACTAG
- a CDS encoding ABC transporter permease — translation MTATPAAPAASVARRRDGAAELATVLATSARVQLAMQRAHPMSIMLGIVQPAVLLVIGSSSTHGAALDGFALASGLSSLWGGSIWTAGGILRREIEYGTLPRLVCSPWNIRFLLLAKSLAASMFQTLCITVTTVGVLACSGHTIAVRAPGALLLGILVAVLSAAALGLLLSSLFVLTRAAVRISEALSYPVLLLGGMLIPSAYLPAWLRWPSAVVSLSWIRRVLHGALTGSTDLPALAAALALTAGYAAAGWLVFDAVLDRARLRGTLELR, via the coding sequence GTGACGGCCACCCCCGCGGCCCCCGCCGCGTCCGTGGCGCGCCGCCGCGACGGGGCCGCCGAGCTGGCGACGGTGCTGGCCACCTCCGCCCGGGTGCAGCTTGCGATGCAGCGGGCGCACCCCATGTCGATCATGCTCGGCATCGTGCAGCCCGCCGTCCTGCTCGTCATCGGGTCGTCCTCGACCCACGGCGCCGCACTCGACGGCTTCGCCCTGGCGTCCGGGCTGTCGAGCCTGTGGGGAGGCAGCATCTGGACCGCGGGCGGCATCCTGCGCCGGGAGATCGAGTACGGCACGCTGCCCCGGCTGGTCTGCTCGCCGTGGAACATCCGCTTCCTGCTGCTGGCCAAGAGCCTGGCGGCCAGCATGTTCCAGACGCTGTGCATCACCGTCACGACCGTGGGCGTGCTGGCCTGCTCCGGCCACACGATCGCCGTCCGGGCGCCCGGGGCCCTCCTGCTCGGCATCCTGGTCGCGGTGCTGTCGGCCGCCGCCCTCGGCCTTCTGCTCAGTTCCCTGTTCGTGCTGACCCGGGCCGCCGTACGCATCTCCGAGGCGCTCAGCTACCCCGTGCTCCTGCTGGGCGGCATGCTCATCCCCTCCGCCTACCTGCCCGCCTGGCTGCGGTGGCCGTCGGCCGTGGTGAGCCTGAGCTGGATCCGCCGGGTCCTGCACGGCGCGCTCACCGGCTCCACCGACCTGCCCGCCCTGGCCGCCGCGCTCGCCCTGACGGCCGGTTACGCGGCCGCCGGCTGGCTGGTCTTCGACGCGGTGCTCGACCGCGCCCGGCTGAGGGGGACCCTTGAACTTCGCTGA
- a CDS encoding putative PEP-binding protein, with protein MRQRLTLSGEIPPPAVAELFDAVGLIRSEYVLRHRGQFITRPEARTALADYLRAVAAACGDRPLWYRTSEFTTQEANTLDGVDRIYHEADFMKGRRGLRRALELPEAFETELRVLAEVAADHPHLHVLMPFVRDAADLGFATDVLERVGWPNRFGSMIEIPSALLDAAKFVSMGASNLMLGLNDLSSLLTGTSRQDQDMKLHPSVWRAVEVLGEAVDGSAEWGVAGNLGRPVLERAEAAGVPYVSVHYSDLPELHGIPAADLPDLDFVQRTKVYTRRQISRAQDRDLAERQAALTVAENTRPVTATP; from the coding sequence ATGCGCCAGCGCCTCACCCTCAGTGGCGAGATCCCGCCCCCGGCGGTCGCGGAGCTGTTCGACGCCGTGGGGCTCATCCGCAGCGAGTACGTGCTGCGCCACCGCGGGCAGTTCATCACCCGGCCCGAGGCCCGCACCGCGCTGGCGGACTACCTGCGCGCGGTGGCCGCGGCGTGCGGCGACCGTCCGCTGTGGTACCGGACGTCGGAGTTCACCACCCAGGAGGCGAACACCCTCGACGGCGTCGACCGGATCTACCACGAGGCGGACTTCATGAAGGGCCGCCGCGGGCTGCGCCGCGCGCTGGAACTCCCCGAGGCGTTCGAGACGGAACTGCGGGTGCTCGCCGAGGTGGCCGCCGACCACCCCCACCTCCACGTGCTCATGCCGTTCGTGCGCGACGCCGCCGACCTCGGCTTCGCCACCGACGTCCTGGAGCGGGTCGGGTGGCCGAACCGCTTCGGGTCGATGATCGAGATCCCGTCGGCCCTGCTGGACGCCGCGAAGTTCGTGTCCATGGGCGCGTCCAACCTGATGCTCGGGCTCAACGACCTGTCGTCCCTGCTGACCGGCACCTCCCGCCAGGACCAGGACATGAAGCTGCACCCGAGCGTGTGGCGGGCGGTCGAGGTCCTGGGGGAGGCCGTCGACGGGTCGGCGGAGTGGGGCGTGGCCGGCAACCTCGGCCGTCCGGTCCTGGAACGGGCGGAGGCGGCCGGCGTCCCCTACGTCTCGGTGCACTACTCCGACCTGCCGGAGCTGCACGGGATTCCGGCGGCCGACCTGCCGGACCTGGACTTCGTGCAGCGCACCAAGGTGTACACCCGCCGCCAGATCTCCCGGGCCCAGGACCGTGACCTGGCCGAACGCCAGGCCGCGCTGACGGTGGCCGAGAACACCCGACCGGTCACGGCCACCCCCTAG
- a CDS encoding transposase: protein MNADLSQRLVPDAMWDLVVPLLPPFTSRPQGGGTAPLGERAVFTAVVYVLTSGCAWRHLPQAFGVSPATAHRRFASWTTAGLWRRLHQAVLRDPGARGESGWTEAVVDAAAARAQERHPTGTEQDRLG from the coding sequence ATGAACGCTGATCTGTCTCAGCGGCTGGTACCGGACGCCATGTGGGACCTGGTCGTGCCGCTGCTCCCCCCGTTCACCTCCCGTCCGCAGGGCGGCGGCACCGCGCCGCTGGGCGAGCGGGCGGTGTTCACCGCCGTGGTGTACGTCCTGACCAGCGGGTGCGCCTGGCGGCACCTGCCGCAGGCGTTCGGTGTCTCACCCGCCACCGCACACCGCCGGTTCGCCTCCTGGACCACCGCCGGGCTGTGGCGCCGGCTGCACCAGGCCGTGCTGCGCGACCCCGGTGCGCGCGGCGAGTCGGGCTGGACGGAGGCCGTGGTCGACGCCGCCGCGGCAAGGGCACAGGAAAGGCATCCGACCGGAACAGAACAGGACCGACTCGGATGA